AAGGCGCAAATACTGACGCTTTAAATAATTTGCTTCCAGATAATAGAACTGCAACTTTACCTAATGTCATCAGATCATACAGTAAGATTCCAAATGACCACCtagggaaaagaaaatgtttgttttgactcatTAATTCTAGTTTTTATGCGTTTCGGTTTTCCTAGCCCTAACTCTGCCCTTACACGTCGCTCCTGTCGATACGGAGCTGCATCATGATCCTCTCTGGAGCCTGCCATTTCAGAGGCACCTCTGCTGCCCTCTGCCTAATTGGTGGATCCATTCTGCGTCCTCCAAATGCTAACGCCCAGCCCAGACACCCGGGCTCAGAGGCCTGGGCCAATTAATCCTCCTGTTTTCAAAAGTTTCcgcatcagaaatttgggtctGTTTCAACCAAATTACCCCGAAAATAACACTGATGGTTACATACAACACTCATCGCAGGTCAAATTtaggatcagttcactactttcattgaattttgggtgtctTATTcaatttttatagcatttgaaaaaaactgtgaaatctCTCGCTTtctaaacagtatcctgactgaactgacagtctgtgattatccactaAATTGTAACTATTTGTCAAAATAGTTCATAATTTCAGATTATTTTTAACTCCAgaggtataatttcatataaatgaggtttactgattatgaattttaaaaaaaaagtgtaaaactagcgGTAATAAGTTGATGTTAGTGGTGAATCCAGTGGTAGTGAACCTGGGAATGCAACAAGTTGCCtggtcaacgggaagacaacacaagggttaagatgtTCCTGGCTGCAATATCACCATGCACCAGCCTGTGCTCTGACCTCTTACAGGCCAAGATATTAATCTTTGTTTGAAATATTAATTAAGAATTCAAGAGAAACATGGGGGGGCAGGGGGATATTGGTATGTGGTTCATCATGACCGGCTGCAGTACAGACTGACATCGTAAGCAGAGCAAAACCATCTAAATTTAGTAGTTTGTTGGGATTATGAACAAGTGACTTGCCAAGCCAGCTGCAACCTGCTTTGCCACCAGAAACACTGACCCCTCTCAAAAGTTCAGCGATGGATCTGCAATGTTTGAATTCtagagggaagaaaaaaaaaagcttaatttAGGAATTGGAGATTGCATGTGTCATTAAATAGAAGTTCAGGTTTTAACCGAAGCTGTGTACCACGTTCCATTTCTGAGCATCCAGAGGAAGTGAAGGAGGTTCCCTGGTCTGTAGCCACCTACGACCAGATACATGGGCGGACGCTTGGTCTGACAGTACAACATCCGCACCACGTTCTCATGTTTACAcacgtggtgtgtgtgtggaagtacccattgacatatatcaaatggaccaacagatcccgttactctggacggagaccagttaagtgaattagaagcacttttccggtgatggctgagcgttactgagcagcctcaaactgagctcgaagacgtagatgtgacgtgagcaacctgtctgaaagttggaagtcttctggtagctcaatcattcccaatcttgcagagacggagagcgtaggtatatgtaaggagataacatgggcactggctaattattgctaactaaaatgctagttaacattagtaattaaacttaaacagctcatgtgagtcgaaactgcctgcgagcttctcctgtactgtacggtaatttgtctactgtgcgacagtaactcgcgtggttatgacacaatcgttagcctatttttacaaaaccgtctgctacggagccataacgtgaggtacaaggtaatggagccttttatacattgttgtgtttctttagaaataaacaatggacaaatagagtctttaaatgcttcagatataaggttattcgctgtcaaagtggcgccaaaatgaatggcggtcaatggaatgctaacgggaggtgatggcttgttagcatcaaaatggcgccataggagctacgtgttccgaggagaagcttacccccttggaagtaccctggaaatccagagttctcgtgagagcacaatttgaatttgctcagcgagtcgctcttgcattgagtaatgatgctcattaactatgcccttggagccgagctgcaccaatcacatcggtgtatctgagataggcgggccagaggcaagCTAAACGgatgacgacagtttaatctaccagttagctcagCTGGTAGCTAACCGTATGGGCCTCTGGATACGCCgttgttgtgattggttgtagtgttatccaattgcgtgcagtgaggttttcaaatgcatgcttggtgccgcccctcgagttgggccattttcattactcaacgccagacccttaatctttccgatttgggtctggatttccaggctagcgTGAAAAAAACGGAGGGTTAGTGatcaactagggctgggtatccaATGACATCCCGAATCACAAGGTCACGATTTTTCGATTCAGTATCGATTAGGTCAGGGActtttcagttacaataccaatttgGCTTGCAAGAGATTCTCCGAActaatgctgtaaattgtacaagcaagaacCAAccttcaatttttttatttttaaataatgcactaggttaatgtttacattaagaattgaACCCCAAACACTTTGAAATACTATAACTGTAACTTGCACATCCATGGTAAAAAGGCATACATTTATAGAAGATCGATTCGGATTTTATTAATCCATATTAGATCACTCAAACAATTGATTTTTATTGGCgaattgattattttaacccagccctatGAACCACCTTATTTGTTCTTAATTTGGTCTTTTACTGCGTATCTTGCCGCTCTCCCTCTGAGAACACCATTATCTCTTCAAATACTTTTACGGTTATTGCACACAAGACTCAGATGATCCTGGCCTTATGACCGACTGATGCTGTACCCCGGAGGGACTTAACCACCATGGCAGAAGAGGCTCGGTCCAGTGGTGGGAtgcaactaagtacatttactgaagtactgtacttaagtacaaattggaggtacttgtactttactggagtcttttcttttcacgccactttctacttctactccgctacatttcagagagaaatattgtactttttacactacattcatctgacagctttagttactttacacatttagatttttgtaaacaaaacgcatgtagtttataaaatgttttattataaattaaactacccaacaataataggcctagaAGTCCAGCTGacatgattagaccattaaagaCTTAGTTGGTTGACAGAACGGTTTGGATTGTTTCccgtttctaaaatgtgaggatttttctgcattgacaacttttacttttaattactttaagtacattttcctgatgatactaacatacttttacttaagtaaccttttcaatgcaggactttaactcgTAACGGTATATTTACAGTGGGGTgtttgtacttttactgaagtaaaggacggaatacttcttccaccgctggctCCGTCTCTCTTCTTCAGCAGACCTTTACCAATGGGGCCATGGCGACCTGTCTGCCAAAACTCCAGTCCCTCAAGAACAAACtcttcagggttttcccagggaCACAAAGCTGCCTGGACCTTTTGGGGTGCTTAGAGAAGCTGCGGTCAGGGATACACTCTGCTGGcctgttaaaaaacaaacacaacagcagATGGAGGTCTACTGTGAGCTAGTGATATATTAGCACCTGGTGTTGCTCTTGGGCACTAATGAAaatacctattattattattattattattattattagtagtattattattattataatatatatatatatatatatataatttttttttttttctttttcatttcaacATAAATCGCATACATTtcgtagcctacataatatcAAACCAACACACCCTGAACCCCATTGTAATTCAAACCCAAACTGCTATTACCCGTGGCGCCTCATCCAAAatcatattttcattttctcaatattacattttttttctcttatattGACATGAAGAGTGCTTCAACTGGTGCCCATATTCCATATCGCTCTTGCAGTTTAAAGGCTATCTTTCCTAACTTAATCATTTCAATTGCTTCAGTGATCATTTTTTCTTTGTAGATGTATTAACAGCAATCCAGTTGTTGCATAATTAGCTTCTTTGTGACCATAGTGAGATAAATATATTTTCACTGTTCGATGATACATTACAGCAGTTGTACAGATACATGTTTGTGGGGTTAGTGGAATGGTTATATTAATGTGTATCATTGTTACAGTACACCAAACCAAAGAGCTTTGATTGTATTGCAGTCTCAACAACCTATGCATTAAGGTTCCTTATCAGCACCACAGTTTGGGCAGTTACTTTCATCTCTTATACCTTACTCTCGTACCATTTGTAAAATGAGCTAAGGtgctctgtcctctctgtttGCTCTTGTGGCGTCTGTAGAAAATCAGAGCTACCACTAAAACTGTGCTCAGAGCCAACAGACAAGGGATGATAATTACAGCAAGTGGACCCGCGGACTCCTCATCTGAACAATaagtggaggaagaagaagaagaagaagaagaagaagcaggtttagaataagaaagaggagaggagtagGCAATAACATGAGTATGCAATAAGTGCCAtgtgtacaatttacagcacaGGGGGAGCGAGGTGTCGTTGCTACATCCACAGTGAGCAGCTGGCATTCCTCACATATATGAGACAAATGGCACGTAGAAAGTAAAACTATGAAGTAactgaaaatggaaaaaaaatctaaccatgtatgtctaattgctaCAAACTACTTTGAAGTTTTCCTACCTTACACCTGATGCCACATAGTTCGAGCCAACACATCATTTATTTCCAAACCttataatgtaaaaatgaactgcAGCAGCAAGTTGAAAAATCACAATCACAAGGGTGTCATCAGCTGATTTCAGAAAAAGGGGCTCTGCTTCGTCGTTGCTGACAGTAGAGGTCAGTCTGAAAGTTGACTGAAtgttaatcattaacaaatCCCCGGAAATGAAAACATGAACAGGTGTTCAGACAATAAAACAGAAGAATATACCATACGTTAGAAGTAGGagtaaaaacagataaaaccaTTAAAAACAAGGAAACAAAGTGGGTGTAAAAGTGCAGATGCTGGTTATGGATGTTCTGGTGTGTGGTTAGTCTATTTGAAGCACAATAGCTCTGTGTGTTTTAAGGAAATGTTATTTTATAGGAGTACAGTGTTGCTTAGATAGGTGCTTGGAATGAGGTGCCAGACTCTCGTACAACCACCGGAGGGCAGACTTGTGCAAGAAAGGGCCTCCCAACAAGAGTCCTCAGTCCTGAGAGCAGGAAAGGTTGCAAATTGCATTTCATGGACCTAAAACTACACAATAAAGCCCAAGAATCACGCAGAAGTTGCAGTCCACTGTATTAGTGAACACATTAGAACCAATTACACACAAAACTGTAGGTCGACTGTTACAAACAAACATTTCCCACGTGAAAAGACGTGTCCCGGTGCGGGAGCTCCGCCTTGAACTAAACACACACCATGGGAACAAAATCCAGAGGTTTCCCAATCCCAGAAGCCCCGCCTCTCGCCATTCCCTCCAACGGAGAAGGCTTTAGGACCGCCCCCCCCCTaagctctgattggacagaagCTCCTGCAATCGGGAAAGCAACACGGAAAAAGATCAAAAAGTTATGGAGTGCAGCCTAATCGGATCCCGTCTGTTGCGTGCCGCTGCTgcgtagtttttttttttttttttaagtagagAATAAATACCACCCCAAAGGGAGAGCACAGAGCGTGTAGCGGAGAACAAGAAGCAGGGCTTCTGTTTGGAAAGGCTCAGATAACCGCCCGGTTCAGAGGAGGGCCAGGTATTGTTTTTCCGTTTCCAGGGACTGCCTTCGCTGATGTCACCGCGGAGGAGGGCAGGAGAGGCGGACAGGTGCGCAGAGCAAAGTTGACTCCGGTGGACTTGGACGAAGAGCTGTCACTGAGCAGAGAATTACTCCTTTTAACAGTTTTTGAAGTTTCCccgtattttattattattattttttttttttaaataagttttCTGTTCTGTGCAGTCAGTTTGGCATTTTCTGAAGTCTTAAGTGGAATACATACTGTGTAGCCTAGTacgcttattttttttttctgtggctgGGGCTCACTGGATCCGTCCTGCGCTGTAATAccgggtggagggggggggggtttaacgGCGTGGAGGAAGCTGCGAACACACTGGGTGTGTGGGATCGAGACGCCCCAGCATTAGAACCAGCACTTTCCGCTTCAATGCGACACTGACGCAGAGTCTCCTCTCGCATCCCCAGTCGCAGACTAGGTGATGCTCGAGTAATCCAATGGAAGGATCGATCGTCAACAGAGGGAgtttgatctaaaaaaaaaaaaaagaagccccAAAACATTTGTTTTCCCTGGAATGGAATACAACACAAGAAATTAGCCTCAACTTCTCTTAACCTGCAATGATTTTCCCATGCGTCATTGCGTTTTAGGAGCAGATCGCGCGGGTGTTGCGTTGAAGGACAATCGTTCTTGGACtctccccccccttcccccccctcccatcccacccccaccccccctcccagGTTCACAAGAGCTACTAACAATGTCCAAgacactgaagaagaagaagcactgGTCCACTAAAGTACAGGAGTGCACCGTGTCGTGGAGTGGTTCCGGGGAGTTGTCCACGGTAGTTGAGGTGCGAGGCGGCGCCGAGCTGGGGGAGTTCCCCCACCTCGGACACACCGTCTCGGAGGCGATGGTCTGTCACGCCGGGAGGTTTCCCTGCAGCGGGGACGTGCTGCTGGAGGTGAACGGCACGCCGGTGAGCGGGCTCACCAACCGAGACACACTGGCTGTCATCCGCCACTTTCGggagcccatccgcctcaagacTGTGAAACCAGGTGTGTATTtgaatctacacacacacacacacacacacacacacacacacacacacacacacacacacctctcactCTCCCCACCCAACATGTACACAAACAAACGTGCCATGTTGTgctttgaaatgtgtgtgtatttgaatcacacacacacacacacacacacacacacacacacacacacacacacacccctctcaCTCTCCCCACCCAACATGTACACAAACAAACGTGCCATGTTGTGCTTTGAAATGGTTACAGCGCTGTAACTTAAAGATTGACAAGTTTAGGACAGGTGAGACAAGTATGGATCAATTGGAGggtcttgggggggggggtacgcAGCCTCACACGAGCCACTGTTTGCCTGTAGGGCGTTGTGTCGATGGATCAGAAGTGTGTGCAGTCATATATGCACATTTGGCAGCTACTCTGCAGGTcaaatgtgtgttttcaggctGGTTTAAGCATATCTAAATTGTCCATCTGCGTGCCTCCTATTCATTCCCGTGGAGACTGAACGTTTCCCACAGTGCTGCTTTTTCTGCTGTTGTACAGTCCTGCCAAACAACATGAGCGAGAGACCTGCTGTGTTGTGTTTGGAGCACGCTTGTTCGTAGTGCCCAGTACAACCTTTAGTCATTGAAGCTCgcagccctttttttttttttttttctaaactcgGTGTGTAAATGTTCTTTGCCTGTCCTGCTCTGTGGTTGTGTACGctatgtaaaacattcattcagGCACATAAGGTGCAACACGCAGCTTTTAATGTCATTGCAATTTTCCTGTCTGCAAGCTCAGCTAAAAGCTACTGATtggatttatgtgtgtgtgttattaccTGACTTACTAGCAATTAGTTTGTGCTCCTTTGTGGCTCACAGGCATGCCTAATGGGTGTGTTAAATGTGCCAAAGTATACAGTCAAACTCTACTAGTCATGTGGGACAgaaggtgtgtctgtgtgtgtgtgtgtgtgtgtgtgtttgtgtgtgtgcgtctgtgtggatggatggatttgaTGGAGGCACTGCTAAGTGTGGTACTTTGCAAACACTTA
This genomic interval from Perca fluviatilis chromosome 5, GENO_Pfluv_1.0, whole genome shotgun sequence contains the following:
- the si:ch73-206d17.1 gene encoding LOW QUALITY PROTEIN: tyrosine-protein kinase STYK1 (The sequence of the model RefSeq protein was modified relative to this genomic sequence to represent the inferred CDS: inserted 1 base in 1 codon; deleted 2 bases in 2 codons; substituted 2 bases at 2 genomic stop codons), producing the protein MPAAHCGCSNDTSLPLCYEESAGPLAVIIIPCLLALSTVLVVALIFYRRHKSKQRGQSTLAHFTNGQQSVSLTAASLSTPKVQAALCPWENPEEFVLEGLEFWQTGRHGPIGKGLLKKRDGASASSAMVVKSLRDVTGSVGPFDICQWVLPHTHHVCKHENVVRMLYCQTKRPPMYLVVGGYRPGNLLHFLWMLRNGTWYTASNSNIADPSLNFXEGSVFLVAKQVAAGLASHLSEHRLVHGDIAARNILTLVLSSRLIGPGLXARVSGLGVAFGGRRMDPPIRQRAAEVPLKWQAPERIMMQLRIDRSDVWSFGILLYDLMTLGSPPYPELEPRSGLPKLQGSYRMKRPENCGGPLYDLMKYCWMWXFKDRPAFLAIMKLLESSQHLCTTKDIRVPEVTDISEYNRKAGLLS